A stretch of Triticum aestivum cultivar Chinese Spring chromosome 1D, IWGSC CS RefSeq v2.1, whole genome shotgun sequence DNA encodes these proteins:
- the LOC123158592 gene encoding uncharacterized protein produces MAAPTSLLEMICSWDVDDIMADNQAKNVCPPHTNQMNLLLDKIKSTKVPRVLVSFECAKEFGRTCSCLVVQDCRAIVKASLQNIESSLSYSVKHILPTKSKSHHFIDIDLSLDPKGNYHVAREGDLFLFSHYSPQQEGFEYGYRSFGIASNISRHSKFHQGFEAQTPKKFKVFHYATFLTNVTAFSNAWNAVNLDNAESNCARVISIMNLPKSPNTDYTHGSKTVGLPNAVFGNLSDEQKNIASSVAREVQCKDTKIVKLLGGPPRSGKTVIITEVLHLLHCSPVKTLICVPSENDVISFMIILEESGYQLNDILVLDNLEGREVSKKVRQACLQDRSHDLLCCIQMFRHWASDMLLLLKLKTFCTEKCNHESLKRCSKNSLPIFKLEVFRTRFCTLMTDMEECLVELKDRFSEICLTKENVNGIGKLLDTLKDLHRLLLDEIKDEKSVHLAFGLVPNSPFLHECPAAEELNRVRLECSRDLETLKDSVTLPKHFDDRKEIEDYCIEKCQVIVGTTSSTVRVHQSNQIDLLIVDNASDIKLYNLIIPLRLSVRHVWMLGDDNKQPDRMGGNDEISNNTFQRLLHLGFPMDKLTERFLIDPAIFEFPNKYFYGGILDGPNVRTPHDNKQLRSLSLSKYLYMDVSDKDRSVDDDSVEEDVVLYMLLKALYKCWVGVSMKLDVAVVCLDNSHADAVKRCLVNKQGTQERINLHVKCADSLEGEMYDVIIMSALSKDHEKFVEDRHIMSAITKARYCLWTLVDHLQYHGVLREMLSDARKRNCLTWLTVAKDQLEETNNFADLFGGNPASQMADCIRLDNIIFVPYRYLHTSCSIGNNGVFEEIPNIRLSLRRTLEKKRIWHKGVGDALRLVYTLFKSTLQPKFDRREISL; encoded by the exons ATGGCGGCGCCCACATCTCTCCTAGAGATGATCTGTTCTTGGGACGTCGACGACATCATGGCTGATAACCAGGCG AAAAATGTTTGTCCACCACATACTAATCAAATGAACCTCCTTTTGGACAAGATCAAGAGCACTAAG GTCCCAAGGGTGCTAGTTTCCTTTGAATGTGCTAAAGAATTTGGGAGAACATGTTCCTGTCTTGTGGTTCAAGACTGCCGAGCCATTGTAAAAGCATCATTACAAAATATTGAATCCTCGCTATCTTACAGTGTGAAGCATATTttgcccaccaaatcaaaatcaCATCATTTCATTGACATTGACCTCAGCTTGGATCCAAAGGGAAACTATCATGTAGCAAGAGAGGGCGATCTTTTTTTGTTTAGTCACTATTCTCCACAGCAAGAAGGATTCGAGTATGGTTACAGATCATTTGGTATTGCTTCTAATATAAGTCGCCACAGTAAATTTCATCAAGGTTTCGAGGCACAAACTCCGAAAAAGTTCAAGGTCTTCCATTATGCCACCTTTTTGACCAATGTGACTGCTTTTAGCAATGCTTGGAATGCAGTCAATCTGGACAACGCTGAAAGTAACTGTGCCAGAGTTATCTCCATTATGAACTTACCGAAATCG CCCAACACTGATTATACTCACGGCTCTAAGACAGTCGGTTTGCCTAACGCAGTCTTCGGAAATCTGAGTGATGAACAAAAGAACATTGCTAGTTCTGTTGCTCGAGAAGTCCAGTGCAAAGACACTAAGATTGTAAAGCTTCTTGGGGGCCCTCCAAGGTCTGGGAAGACAGTGATAATCACAGAGGTACTTCACCTTTTGCATTGTTCGCCCGTGAAGACTCTTATATGTGTTCCTTCAGAAAACGATGTCATCTCGTTCATGATCATTCTTGAAGAATCTGGATACCAATTAAATGATATTCTTGTTCTTGATAACTTAGAGGGCAGAGAAGTCAGTAAAAAAGTTCGCCAAGCTTGCTTACAAGATAGATCACATGATCTCCTTTGTTGCATCCAGATGTTTAGACACTGGGCTAGTGATATGCTTTTGCTTCTTAAATTAAAGACATTTTGTACTGAAAAGTGcaatcatgaatcattgaaacgaTGCAGCAAAAACAGTCTCCCTATCTTCAAATTGGAAGTCTTTAGGACCAGATTTTGTACTCTCATGACGGATATGGAAGAATGTTTGGTTGAGTTAAAGGACAGATTCTCCGAAATCTGCTTGACAAAGGAAAATGTGAATGGTATTGGAAAACTGCTCGACACTTTAAAAGATCTGCATCGTCTATTATTGGATGAAATAAAAGATGAGAAGAGCGTGCATCTGGCTTTTGGATTGGTACCAAATTCTCCTTTTCTTCATGAGTGCCCAGCTGCTGAAGAACTAAACAGAGTTCGATTGGAATGCTCCAGAGATTTGGAAACTTTGAAAGACTCAGTGACATTGCCAAAACACTTTGATGACAGAAAGGAAATTGAAGATTATTGTATTGAGAAATGCCAGGTCATTGTTGGTACCACTAGTTCCACCGTTCGTGTGCATCAGTCAAACCAAATTGATTTACTAATAGTAGATAATGCCTCTGACATTAAACTGTATAATCTGATTATCCCTCTGAGGCTTTCAGTCAGACATGTATGGATGTTGGGCGACGATAACAAGCAACCAGATAGG ATGGGCGGAAATGATGAAATTTCTAATAATACTTTCCAAAGATTATTGCACCTGGGGTTTCCAATGGATAAGCTGACAGAGAGATTTCTAATAGATCCAGCGATATTCGAGTTTCCAAATAAGTATTTCTATGGTGGCATTTTAGATGGTCCAAATGTTCGTACTCCCCATGACAATAAACAATTGAGAAGTCTAAGTCTCAGCAAATATTTATACATGGATGTCAGCGACAAGGATCGGTCTGTTGATGATGACTCAGTCGAAGAAGATGTAGTTCTATACATGTTGCTGAAAGCGTTGTACAAAT GTTGGGTAGGTGTTAGCATGAAACTTGATGTCGCTGTTGTGTGTCTGGATAATAGCCATGCTGATGCAGTCAAAAGGTGCCTGGTAAATAAGCAAGGTACTCAAGAGAGAATAAATTTACATGTGAAATGTGCTGATAGTTTGGAGGGAGAAATGTATGATGTCATAATTATGTCAGCACTCTCAAAAGATCATGAGAAGTTTGTTGAGGACCGACATATCATGTCAGCAATCACCAAAGCAAG ATATTGCCTATGGACACTAGTGGATCACCTTCAATATCATGGAGTTCTCAGAGAGATGCTTTCTGATGCTCGAAAGCGGAACTGCTTAACCTGGTTAACTGTGGCCAAGGATCAGTTGGAAGAAACTAATAATTTTGCTGACCTGTTTGGTGGTAACCCTGCTTCTCAAATG GCAGACTGTATTCGGTTGGATAATATTATTTTTGTTCCATACAGATACTTGCACACTTCATGCAGCATTGGCAACAATGGAGTCTTTGAAGAAATTCCA AATATAAGACTATCACTGAGAAGAACATTGGAGAAGAAGCGGATATGGCACAAAGGGGTTGGAGACGCCTTGAGGCTGGTCTATACACTCTTCAAGAGTACTCTGCAGCCTAAG TTTGACAGGCGAGAGATTTCACTTTGA